Proteins co-encoded in one Christiangramia fulva genomic window:
- a CDS encoding acetate uptake transporter, with translation MENSNLLSLKDHTANPAPLGLLAFGMTTVLLNLHNSGFFEMNAMIFGMGIFYGGLAQVIAGILEAKKGNTFGLTAFTSYGFFWLSLVGLLVMPKLGWGSAASESAMVAYLIMWGIFTFLLFFGTLRMSRALQFVFATLALLFFLLALGDATGNSVIKTFTGFEGIICGGSAIYAGAGTLLNEVYGKDIFPLGIIKK, from the coding sequence ATGGAAAATTCAAATCTATTAAGCCTAAAAGATCATACTGCTAATCCTGCACCCTTGGGTTTGCTGGCTTTCGGAATGACAACAGTTTTGTTGAACCTACACAATTCCGGTTTTTTTGAAATGAACGCCATGATCTTTGGAATGGGAATCTTCTACGGAGGACTGGCCCAGGTGATTGCCGGAATACTGGAGGCTAAAAAAGGAAATACTTTCGGCCTGACGGCCTTTACCTCCTATGGCTTCTTTTGGCTAAGCCTGGTAGGGCTTTTGGTGATGCCGAAGTTGGGGTGGGGAAGTGCCGCTTCCGAAAGTGCCATGGTTGCTTATTTGATTATGTGGGGAATCTTCACCTTTTTGCTGTTTTTTGGAACACTTAGAATGAGCAGAGCGTTACAGTTCGTGTTCGCAACTCTGGCTTTGTTGTTCTTTCTGTTGGCTCTGGGGGACGCCACAGGTAACTCTGTGATCAAGACCTTCACTGGTTTTGAAGGTATAATTTGCGGGGGTTCGGCGATCTATGCCGGAGCAGGAACCTTGTTGAACGAAGTGTACGGGAAAGATATCTTTCCCTTAGGAATAATAAAAAAATGA
- a CDS encoding glycoside hydrolase family 28 protein yields the protein MKLRKIEVEAPFEMPDITVPDFSDCTELAITDFGAVEGQKEKTSQAIAAAIQKANRMGGATVTIPEGHWNTGKIHLLSNVNLHLEKGAVLEFSENPDDYLPSVQTTWEGMECYNYSPLIYAFGCKNVAVTGEGTLIANMEVWKKWFARPKAHMENLKRLYNLSSYSKPVKERQMVNDSAHFRPQFIQFNRCENVLLQDISIQQSPFWTIHPFMSKNILISNIRVKAHGHNNDGIDPEMSQNVLIENCVLDQGDDAISIKSGRNQDAWRLNTPSKNIVIRNCTVKNGHQLVALGSELSGGIENVLIENCRVVEGAKLNHLLYIKTNERRGGFVRNIYVNNVEAGRIERGILGVETDVLYQWRNLVPTIEKKLTPINNLCLRNIHAGNVKFLSSIKGAEELPVENVILKNVTADTIRGERYIRENVENFNVED from the coding sequence ATGAAGCTCAGAAAAATAGAAGTGGAAGCACCTTTCGAAATGCCGGATATCACAGTGCCGGATTTCAGTGATTGCACCGAACTTGCAATTACCGATTTTGGAGCTGTAGAGGGGCAGAAAGAGAAGACTTCTCAGGCTATCGCGGCAGCTATACAAAAGGCGAATCGTATGGGTGGCGCTACGGTGACTATTCCTGAAGGGCATTGGAACACCGGAAAGATACACCTTTTGAGCAATGTCAATCTCCATCTCGAAAAAGGAGCGGTGCTGGAATTCTCAGAAAATCCCGATGATTATTTGCCATCCGTTCAAACTACGTGGGAAGGAATGGAATGTTATAACTATTCCCCACTCATCTATGCTTTCGGCTGTAAGAATGTGGCTGTTACCGGCGAAGGAACATTGATAGCCAACATGGAAGTATGGAAGAAATGGTTTGCCCGCCCTAAAGCACACATGGAAAATTTGAAAAGACTTTACAACCTCTCTTCCTATTCAAAACCTGTAAAGGAAAGACAGATGGTGAACGATTCAGCCCATTTCAGGCCACAGTTCATTCAGTTCAACCGGTGTGAGAACGTCCTGCTGCAAGACATCTCCATCCAACAAAGTCCTTTCTGGACCATTCATCCTTTTATGTCTAAAAATATACTGATCAGCAATATAAGGGTGAAAGCACATGGGCATAACAATGATGGCATTGATCCTGAAATGAGTCAGAATGTATTGATCGAGAACTGTGTTCTGGATCAGGGGGATGATGCAATTTCTATCAAATCTGGTAGAAATCAGGATGCATGGCGATTAAATACGCCTTCTAAGAACATTGTTATTCGAAATTGCACTGTTAAAAACGGGCATCAGCTCGTGGCTTTGGGAAGTGAATTATCCGGAGGTATTGAAAATGTCCTCATAGAGAACTGCAGAGTGGTAGAGGGGGCCAAACTCAATCACCTTCTGTATATAAAGACCAATGAACGCAGGGGAGGCTTTGTCAGGAATATTTATGTAAACAATGTGGAGGCGGGGCGAATAGAAAGAGGAATACTTGGTGTAGAAACAGATGTACTCTATCAGTGGCGCAATTTAGTTCCTACCATTGAGAAAAAACTTACTCCCATCAATAATTTGTGTTTAAGGAATATTCATGCCGGCAATGTCAAATTCCTCTCAAGCATTAAAGGGGCCGAAGAACTTCCTGTAGAAAATGTTATTCTTAAAAACGTCACTGCCGATACCATTAGGGGAGAAAGGTACATCCGCGAAAATGTGGAGAATTTCAACGTCGAAGATTAG
- a CDS encoding exo-beta-1,4-galactosidase produces MRIVVLILLSSIGFSLQAQVRDTIDLEGQWKFQKDEKDLGVNEKWYNKTLDGEIELPGSMRVRGKGDPVTLETQWTGSIYDSSFYFNPRYKKYRQPGDVKFPFWLTPEKQYKGAAWYQKEVVIPKTWKNKHIKLFLERAHTETILWIDSVKVGMRNSLVAPHQYELDSLLSPGKHRISLRIDNRIKNINVGPDSHSITDHTQGNWNGMIGKLKLTATAPVYISGVQAYPDLNAKEVNLKIALASMEGIGDEGRLEIWGSSFNSERKDSIKRQSYSYAYEGKADTLHLSIPMGDDFLTWDEFDPALYLLKLKLHSATSEEDQYQVQFAMREFKTDGKNFTINGRPVFLRGTVDNAVFPLTGYPDMDLDSWLRIFRIIKAHGLNHVRYHSWCPPEAAFKAADLEGLYLQPEGPSWANHGTALGVGRPVDKYIYQEANRMARQYGNYASFCMMAYGNEPRGRQVEYLSSFNAYWKKKDPRRIYTGASVGGSWPVIPNNEYMVRGGARDLRWKNSAPQTKANFERAIANFDVPFVSHEMGQYCVFPNFKEITKYKGAYKAKNFELFREDLKDHHMASQAHDFFMASGKLQALCYKYTIEKALRTPDYSGFQLLSLNDYPGQGTALVGVLDAFWDPKPYINKEDFREFCNSTVPLAEIPHFVFTTTEEFTAVLEVSHYGKQALQKDLFWEIKAEDGQLIKKGSFPHSSLSFGLNKIGSIEADLDSVVTPGKFTLSVNVQGTSFHNHWNFWVFPAKTPEIRPDFYTCTSLNEKAKEVLRAGGKVFLNAAGKVVKGEEVKQTFLPVFWNTSWFQMRPPHTLGILVNPRHPIFTEFPTSYHSDLQWWSIVNNTQVMNLEDFPESFKPLIQPIDTWFMNRRLAMIFEAKVGKGKLLVCSVDLQDPGKDAAAHQLFYSLRKYMESKDFDPKQEVELSVIEDIFESPSKQQFNNYSKEGPDELKPDQKK; encoded by the coding sequence ATGAGAATAGTAGTTCTGATATTGTTGAGTTCCATTGGGTTTTCCTTACAGGCCCAGGTCAGAGATACGATCGATCTGGAAGGGCAATGGAAATTCCAAAAGGATGAGAAAGATCTGGGCGTTAATGAGAAATGGTATAACAAAACGTTGGATGGTGAAATTGAGCTTCCCGGTTCCATGAGAGTTCGGGGCAAAGGTGATCCTGTGACTTTAGAAACACAATGGACGGGAAGTATTTATGACAGTTCTTTTTACTTCAATCCCCGGTACAAAAAGTACAGACAGCCGGGCGATGTGAAATTTCCATTCTGGCTGACGCCGGAAAAGCAATACAAAGGAGCCGCATGGTATCAGAAAGAGGTGGTGATCCCGAAGACGTGGAAAAATAAACATATTAAGTTGTTCCTGGAAAGAGCGCATACCGAAACCATCCTCTGGATAGATTCAGTTAAAGTAGGTATGAGAAACAGCCTTGTTGCGCCACATCAATATGAGCTTGATTCTTTACTTTCTCCGGGAAAGCACCGCATCAGCCTCCGTATAGACAATCGGATTAAAAATATCAATGTAGGCCCCGATTCTCATAGTATTACCGATCACACCCAGGGTAACTGGAATGGAATGATTGGAAAACTGAAGCTTACTGCAACTGCCCCCGTTTATATTTCAGGAGTGCAGGCTTATCCCGATCTAAATGCTAAAGAGGTGAATCTAAAGATAGCGCTGGCCTCTATGGAAGGCATTGGAGATGAAGGCAGGCTTGAAATTTGGGGAAGTAGTTTTAATTCAGAAAGAAAAGACAGTATCAAAAGGCAGAGCTATAGTTATGCTTACGAAGGCAAGGCTGATACACTGCATCTCAGTATCCCAATGGGAGATGATTTTTTAACCTGGGATGAATTTGACCCCGCTTTGTACCTATTAAAGTTAAAACTCCATTCGGCCACTTCTGAAGAAGATCAATACCAGGTTCAATTCGCCATGCGGGAATTTAAAACCGATGGGAAAAATTTTACGATTAACGGTCGACCGGTTTTTCTGAGAGGAACCGTAGATAATGCGGTATTTCCACTCACAGGTTATCCTGATATGGATCTTGATTCCTGGCTTCGGATTTTCAGGATCATAAAGGCTCATGGATTAAACCATGTGCGCTATCATTCCTGGTGCCCTCCAGAAGCAGCCTTTAAGGCTGCAGATTTGGAAGGCCTGTATCTTCAGCCTGAAGGTCCTAGCTGGGCAAACCACGGCACCGCTTTGGGAGTGGGCAGACCTGTAGATAAATACATTTACCAGGAGGCAAACAGAATGGCCCGGCAGTATGGGAATTACGCCTCCTTTTGTATGATGGCTTACGGAAATGAACCGCGCGGAAGGCAGGTGGAGTATCTCTCCAGCTTCAATGCCTACTGGAAGAAAAAGGATCCGCGAAGGATCTATACCGGTGCTTCTGTGGGGGGGAGCTGGCCCGTAATTCCAAATAATGAATATATGGTTAGAGGTGGTGCCCGAGATCTCAGGTGGAAAAATTCTGCTCCCCAGACTAAAGCCAACTTCGAAAGGGCAATAGCGAATTTTGATGTGCCCTTTGTCTCTCATGAGATGGGACAGTATTGCGTGTTTCCTAACTTTAAAGAAATAACGAAATATAAAGGGGCTTATAAAGCTAAGAACTTTGAACTGTTTCGCGAAGATCTGAAAGATCATCATATGGCTTCACAGGCACACGATTTTTTTATGGCTTCCGGAAAACTGCAGGCGCTCTGTTATAAATATACCATTGAAAAGGCGCTACGCACCCCCGATTATTCGGGTTTCCAATTACTTTCTCTGAACGACTATCCTGGGCAGGGAACTGCTTTGGTAGGAGTTCTGGATGCTTTTTGGGATCCAAAGCCCTACATAAATAAAGAAGACTTCAGGGAATTTTGTAACAGCACAGTTCCCCTGGCTGAAATTCCACACTTCGTCTTTACCACTACTGAAGAATTTACAGCCGTATTAGAAGTTTCGCACTATGGAAAACAAGCTCTTCAAAAGGACCTTTTTTGGGAAATAAAAGCAGAAGATGGGCAACTGATTAAAAAAGGGAGTTTTCCTCATTCCAGCCTTAGCTTTGGCTTGAATAAGATCGGCAGTATAGAAGCTGATTTGGATTCTGTTGTGACTCCGGGCAAATTCACTCTTTCGGTGAATGTTCAAGGGACTTCTTTCCATAATCATTGGAATTTCTGGGTTTTTCCAGCAAAAACGCCTGAGATTAGACCCGATTTTTACACCTGCACTTCCCTTAATGAAAAAGCAAAAGAAGTGCTGCGTGCAGGGGGAAAAGTGTTCCTCAATGCAGCGGGAAAGGTGGTGAAGGGAGAGGAAGTAAAACAGACATTTCTCCCGGTGTTCTGGAATACTTCATGGTTCCAGATGCGGCCTCCTCATACGCTCGGCATTCTGGTGAATCCGAGGCATCCAATATTCACCGAATTTCCCACCTCTTATCACAGTGATCTCCAATGGTGGAGCATCGTAAATAATACGCAGGTGATGAATCTCGAAGATTTTCCTGAGAGCTTCAAACCCTTGATCCAGCCGATCGATACCTGGTTTATGAACAGACGGCTAGCCATGATATTTGAAGCTAAGGTTGGCAAAGGAAAGCTTTTGGTGTGCAGTGTTGATCTGCAGGATCCCGGTAAAGACGCGGCTGCACATCAGCTTTTTTACAGCCTCCGGAAGTATATGGAGTCAAAGGATTTTGACCCGAAGCAGGAAGTGGAACTAAGTGTAATCGAAGATATTTTCGAAAGTCCTTCGAAACAACAGTTCAATAATTATTCGAAAGAAGGTCCGGATGAGTTAAAACCAGACCAGAAAAAATAG